Proteins encoded in a region of the Clostridium beijerinckii genome:
- the tkt gene encoding transketolase yields the protein MSRELDKLSINAIRVLSADAIEKSKSGHPGLPLGSATMAYTLWAKMNHNGKNPEWDNRDRFVLSAGHGSMLEYSLLHLFGYGLTVEDIKNFRQFGSLTPGHPEYGHTKGVEITTGPLGQGICNAVGFAIAEAHLTEKFNKPDYSVVDHYTYAIVGDGCLMEGISGEASSLAGTLGLGKLVVLYDSNNISIEGNTDIAFREDVAKRYEAYGWQVLNVADGNDIDAIEKAIEAAKVETTKPSIIIVKNQIGFGCPAKQGKASAHGEPLGADNVKAMKENLGWKTEPAFYVPDEVYTNMNEHIAKGEKTEEAWNELFKAYAKAYPELAAEYTKWMSGELDKEALLNNEELWSFDKEMATRESSGIMINRLAKLIPNFIGGSADLAPSNKTHMNDRGDFSAEDRSGSNLHFGVREHAMAAIANGMYAHGGLKVFCATFFVFSDYMKGAMRLSALMNLPVAYVLTHDSIGVGEDGPTHEPIEQLAALRSMPNMTVFRPADSKETAAAWYYAVTNGTTPTSLVLTRQKLPLYDGCPKRALKGGYILKDSKKETPDVLLMASGSEVELIYKAAAELEAKGIDARVISMPSFELFNAQDEAYKESVMPNKVRARVAVEALTSFGWHKYVGLDGDVISLDTFGASGKAEILFEKFGFTVENVVEKAINVAKK from the coding sequence ATGAGTAGAGAATTAGATAAATTATCTATTAATGCAATAAGAGTATTATCAGCAGATGCTATTGAAAAATCAAAATCAGGACATCCAGGTTTACCGCTTGGATCGGCTACAATGGCTTATACATTATGGGCAAAGATGAATCATAATGGAAAGAACCCTGAATGGGATAACAGAGATAGATTTGTATTATCAGCAGGACATGGTTCAATGCTTGAATATTCGTTGCTACATTTATTTGGATACGGACTTACAGTTGAAGATATTAAAAACTTTAGACAATTCGGAAGTTTAACACCAGGACATCCAGAGTATGGCCATACAAAAGGTGTTGAAATAACAACAGGACCACTTGGACAAGGTATTTGTAATGCAGTAGGTTTTGCTATAGCAGAAGCACATCTTACAGAAAAATTCAATAAACCAGATTATAGCGTAGTTGATCACTATACATATGCTATAGTTGGAGACGGATGCCTTATGGAAGGTATCTCAGGAGAAGCGTCATCTCTTGCTGGAACTTTAGGTCTTGGAAAATTAGTTGTATTATATGATTCAAATAATATTTCAATTGAAGGGAATACAGACATAGCATTTAGAGAAGATGTAGCTAAAAGATATGAAGCTTATGGATGGCAAGTACTAAATGTAGCAGATGGAAATGATATAGATGCAATAGAAAAAGCAATAGAAGCAGCTAAAGTAGAAACAACAAAACCATCTATTATAATAGTTAAAAATCAAATTGGTTTTGGATGTCCAGCAAAACAAGGAAAAGCTTCAGCACATGGTGAACCTTTAGGAGCAGATAATGTAAAAGCTATGAAGGAAAACTTAGGATGGAAGACTGAACCTGCATTCTACGTACCAGACGAAGTGTATACAAATATGAATGAACACATAGCAAAAGGTGAAAAGACTGAAGAAGCTTGGAATGAGTTATTCAAAGCATATGCAAAAGCTTATCCAGAACTTGCAGCAGAATATACTAAATGGATGAGTGGCGAACTTGATAAAGAAGCTTTATTAAACAACGAAGAACTTTGGAGCTTTGATAAAGAAATGGCTACAAGAGAATCTTCAGGAATAATGATAAATAGATTGGCTAAACTAATTCCAAACTTTATTGGAGGATCAGCAGATTTAGCTCCATCTAACAAAACTCATATGAACGATAGAGGAGATTTCTCAGCAGAAGATAGAAGTGGATCAAACCTTCACTTTGGAGTTAGAGAACATGCTATGGCAGCTATCGCTAACGGAATGTATGCTCATGGTGGACTTAAAGTATTCTGTGCAACATTCTTTGTATTCAGTGATTACATGAAAGGTGCTATGAGATTATCAGCTCTTATGAATCTTCCAGTAGCTTATGTATTAACACATGATAGTATTGGAGTAGGGGAAGATGGACCAACTCATGAACCAATAGAACAATTAGCAGCTCTTAGAAGTATGCCAAACATGACAGTATTTAGACCAGCAGATTCAAAAGAAACTGCAGCAGCATGGTACTACGCTGTAACTAATGGAACTACTCCAACATCACTAGTATTAACAAGACAAAAGTTACCACTATATGATGGATGTCCTAAGAGAGCATTAAAGGGTGGATATATCTTAAAAGATTCTAAGAAAGAAACTCCAGATGTACTTTTAATGGCATCAGGTTCAGAAGTAGAATTAATCTACAAAGCAGCAGCTGAATTAGAAGCTAAAGGAATAGATGCAAGAGTTATAAGTATGCCATCATTTGAATTATTTAATGCTCAAGATGAAGCCTATAAAGAATCAGTTATGCCAAATAAAGTTCGTGCTAGAGTTGCAGTAGAAGCATTAACAAGCTTTGGATGGCATAAATATGTAGGTCTTGATGGAGATGTTATTTCATTAGATACTTTTGGAGCATCAGGTAAAGCAGAAATCCTATTCGAGAAATTTGGATTCACTGTAGAAAATGTTGTTGAAAAGGCTATTAATGTAGCAAAGAAATAG
- the fsa gene encoding fructose-6-phosphate aldolase — protein MRFFLDTANVEHIKEANEMGVICGVTTNPSLIAKEGRDFNEVIKEITEIVDGPISGEVVSEDAEGMIKEGREIAAIHKNMIVKIPMTAEGLKATKVLASEGIKTNVTLIFSATQALLAANAGATYVSPFLGRVDDISMIGMDLVRDIAEIFAVHGIETEIIAASVRNPIHVIEAAKAGADISTVPYSLVMQMLKHPLTDQGLERFKADWAAAFGK, from the coding sequence ATGAGATTTTTTTTAGACACAGCAAATGTAGAACACATTAAAGAAGCAAATGAAATGGGAGTAATATGTGGTGTAACAACAAATCCATCACTAATAGCAAAAGAAGGAAGAGACTTTAATGAAGTTATTAAAGAAATAACAGAAATAGTTGATGGACCAATAAGTGGAGAAGTTGTAAGTGAAGATGCTGAAGGAATGATAAAAGAAGGAAGAGAAATTGCAGCGATTCATAAGAATATGATAGTAAAGATTCCAATGACAGCTGAAGGCTTAAAGGCAACTAAAGTATTAGCAAGTGAAGGAATTAAAACAAATGTAACATTAATATTCTCAGCAACACAAGCGTTACTTGCAGCAAATGCAGGAGCAACATATGTAAGCCCATTCCTTGGAAGAGTAGATGACATCTCAATGATAGGTATGGATTTAGTTAGAGATATAGCAGAAATATTTGCAGTTCATGGAATAGAAACAGAAATAATTGCAGCAAGCGTAAGAAACCCAATTCATGTAATAGAAGCAGCAAAAGCAGGAGCAGATATATCAACAGTGCCTTATAGTTTAGTAATGCAAATGCTAAAACACCCATTAACAGATCAAGGATTAGAAAGATTCAAAGCAGATTGGGCAGCAGCATTTGGGAAATAG
- a CDS encoding L-ribulose-5-phosphate 4-epimerase, whose translation MLEKLKEKVYEANMELQRKGLVIYTWGNVSEIDRETGLVVIKPSGVDYDTMKAEDMVVVDLEGNVVEGKYKPSTDTPTHLVMYKTYPSVGGVVHTHSDWATTFAQAGMSIPAFGTTHADYFYGDIPCTRDLTDEEISGEYEKETGNVIVETIGDKNPLEVPAIVVKNHGPFAWGKDANSAVYNAVVLDKVAEMAYKTMTLNKDVKGVKQHLLDKHYLRKHGANAYYGQ comes from the coding sequence ATGTTAGAGAAATTAAAGGAAAAAGTTTATGAAGCTAATATGGAACTTCAAAGAAAAGGTCTTGTAATCTACACTTGGGGAAATGTTAGTGAAATCGATAGAGAAACTGGATTAGTAGTTATAAAACCAAGTGGTGTTGATTATGATACTATGAAAGCAGAAGATATGGTAGTTGTAGACTTAGAAGGAAATGTTGTAGAAGGAAAGTATAAACCTTCAACAGATACTCCAACTCACTTAGTTATGTATAAAACTTATCCGAGTGTTGGAGGCGTTGTTCATACTCATTCAGATTGGGCAACAACTTTTGCTCAGGCAGGAATGAGTATACCAGCTTTTGGGACAACACATGCAGATTATTTTTATGGGGATATTCCTTGTACTCGCGATCTAACAGATGAAGAAATTAGTGGAGAATATGAAAAGGAAACAGGAAATGTAATAGTTGAAACTATTGGAGATAAAAATCCATTAGAAGTTCCAGCTATTGTAGTTAAAAACCATGGTCCTTTCGCTTGGGGAAAAGATGCTAATTCAGCAGTTTACAATGCAGTAGTATTAGATAAAGTTGCTGAAATGGCATATAAGACAATGACTTTAAACAAAGATGTAAAGGGTGTCAAACAGCACCTTTTAGATAAACATTATCTTAGAAAACATGGTGCGAATGCATATTATGGACAATAA
- a CDS encoding GntR family transcriptional regulator: MKEAETKHELIENYYISLIEENKVSAGDQLPSENEIANLFNVSRHTVRQALTYLVQEGWIYKERGKGSFYSNKKTNEVKKNVAVLTTYISDYIFPKIISGIEEELRRKGYNLLLFNSNNDIENERRCFEDIINQDISGLIVEPAQSTINNLHHDSIKKLEKNNIKYIAINANCDEENSAYIVVDDEQGGYKLTNYLLELGHRNIAALFKADDLQGEKRRRGYIKALNEYDLSFNKSIVGEYITDNQEMYIDQFIKKILNLEEKPTAIVCYNDKVALKVIDNCRKENIEIPKDLSIVSFDDSSLAVSSGVKLTTIKHPKEEMGIRAAKCIIDMIEGRIDKPQYTYNAELIVRDSCSRV, translated from the coding sequence ATGAAAGAAGCTGAAACAAAGCACGAATTAATAGAAAATTACTATATCAGCCTAATAGAAGAAAACAAGGTTTCAGCAGGAGACCAATTACCTTCTGAAAATGAAATAGCCAACTTATTCAATGTAAGTAGGCATACAGTAAGACAAGCTCTTACTTATTTAGTACAAGAAGGCTGGATATATAAAGAAAGAGGAAAAGGAAGCTTTTACTCTAACAAAAAGACTAATGAAGTTAAAAAAAATGTTGCTGTTCTTACAACTTATATATCAGATTATATTTTTCCTAAAATTATATCAGGTATAGAGGAAGAATTAAGACGCAAGGGATATAATTTATTATTATTTAATAGTAACAACGACATTGAGAATGAAAGAAGATGTTTTGAGGATATCATAAACCAAGATATATCAGGACTAATAGTTGAACCAGCACAAAGTACAATAAATAACCTGCATCATGATAGCATTAAAAAGTTAGAAAAGAACAATATAAAATATATTGCAATAAATGCTAATTGTGATGAAGAAAATTCTGCATATATTGTAGTAGATGATGAACAGGGAGGGTACAAGCTTACTAATTATTTATTAGAACTTGGTCATAGAAATATAGCTGCATTATTTAAAGCAGATGATTTACAAGGTGAAAAAAGAAGAAGGGGTTACATAAAGGCCCTAAACGAATATGACTTGAGTTTTAACAAAAGTATAGTAGGAGAATATATAACTGATAATCAAGAGATGTATATAGACCAGTTTATAAAGAAGATTTTAAATCTTGAAGAAAAACCAACCGCAATTGTTTGCTATAATGATAAGGTTGCTTTGAAGGTAATAGATAATTGTAGAAAAGAAAATATAGAAATACCAAAAGATTTATCAATAGTAAGTTTTGATGACTCTAGTTTAGCAGTTTCATCAGGTGTTAAACTTACAACAATAAAGCATCCGAAAGAAGAAATGGGAATAAGAGCAGCCAAATGCATTATAGATATGATTGAGGGGAGAATAGACAAGCCTCAATACACATACAATGCTGAACTTATTGTTAGAGATTCTTGTTCTAGAGTTTAA
- the araA gene encoding L-arabinose isomerase produces the protein MLKVKNYEFWFVTGSQPLYGPEVIDQVSDNSKIIVEGLNKKDLPYKIVFKTVATDSPSIRKVCNDANNDENCAGIITWMHTFSPAKMWIHGLTELRKPLLHLHTQFNKEIPWGTIDMDFMNLNQAAHGDREFGYIGARLDIARKIVVGHWTDASVSADIAKWMAPAVAFTEGRSIKVARFGDNMRDVAVTDGDRIEAQIKFGWTVDYYGVGDLVKSMDKVTEDQIDELMAEYSKLYDIDPKASIDSIREQAKIEIGLRTFLDARGYTAFTTNFQALHGMKQLPGLAVQHLMAEGYGFGAEGDWKTAALLRAMKIMAGGKGTGLMEDYTYNMDSENGLILGAHMLEICPTLAATKPVIEVHPLGIGDKEDPARLVFKGASGPAVAASLIDMGNRFRLIVNSVDCVEVTEDMPNLPVASVLWKPQPSLKEGAKAWIMAGGAHHTSFSFYVDEEQLLDWADMVGVECVVINNDTKLSTFKNELKFSSAAWKF, from the coding sequence ATGTTAAAAGTAAAAAATTATGAATTTTGGTTTGTTACAGGAAGTCAACCTCTATATGGTCCTGAAGTAATAGATCAAGTATCTGATAATTCAAAGATAATAGTAGAGGGATTAAATAAAAAAGATTTACCTTATAAAATAGTTTTTAAGACAGTTGCTACTGATTCTCCTTCAATTAGAAAAGTATGTAATGATGCTAATAACGATGAAAACTGTGCTGGTATAATTACTTGGATGCATACATTCTCACCAGCTAAAATGTGGATTCATGGTTTAACTGAACTAAGAAAACCATTACTTCATCTCCATACTCAATTTAATAAAGAAATTCCTTGGGGAACAATTGATATGGACTTCATGAACTTAAACCAAGCAGCTCATGGAGATAGAGAATTTGGATATATTGGAGCTAGACTTGACATAGCTCGTAAAATAGTAGTTGGTCATTGGACAGATGCTTCTGTTTCTGCTGATATAGCTAAATGGATGGCCCCTGCTGTTGCATTTACTGAAGGACGCAGTATTAAGGTTGCTCGTTTCGGAGACAACATGAGAGATGTTGCCGTTACTGATGGCGATAGAATTGAAGCTCAAATTAAATTTGGTTGGACAGTTGATTACTATGGAGTTGGTGACCTAGTTAAATCAATGGATAAAGTTACAGAAGATCAAATCGATGAGCTTATGGCTGAGTACTCTAAATTATATGATATAGATCCTAAAGCTTCTATAGACTCTATTCGTGAACAAGCTAAAATTGAAATTGGTTTAAGAACTTTCTTAGATGCAAGAGGATATACAGCTTTCACAACTAACTTCCAAGCACTTCATGGAATGAAACAACTTCCAGGTCTTGCTGTTCAACATCTAATGGCTGAAGGTTATGGCTTTGGTGCTGAAGGAGATTGGAAGACTGCTGCACTTCTTAGAGCTATGAAAATCATGGCTGGTGGAAAAGGTACAGGATTGATGGAAGATTACACTTATAACATGGATTCAGAAAATGGATTGATTCTTGGTGCACATATGCTTGAAATATGTCCAACACTTGCTGCAACTAAGCCAGTTATTGAAGTGCACCCACTTGGAATTGGAGACAAAGAAGATCCAGCTCGTTTAGTATTTAAAGGTGCTTCTGGTCCAGCTGTTGCTGCTTCATTAATTGATATGGGTAACAGATTCCGTTTAATTGTTAATAGTGTTGATTGTGTTGAAGTAACTGAAGATATGCCTAACTTACCAGTAGCAAGCGTTCTTTGGAAACCACAACCATCATTAAAAGAAGGTGCTAAAGCATGGATTATGGCTGGTGGTGCTCACCATACTAGCTTCTCATTCTATGTTGACGAAGAACAATTATTAGATTGGGCTGATATGGTTGGAGTTGAATGTGTAGTAATTAATAATGATACTAAACTTTCAACATTCAAAAACGAACTAAAGTTTTCTAGTGCCGCTTGGAAATTCTAA
- a CDS encoding sensor histidine kinase: MNSLKTYFMNKSIGDKLIFYFFGVILIVTITITTLGNLLYKDSINFSQNENTNQIIKQINSNIESYVNNTENIINYMSIDPRIIKFLNDNKSEDTDIEDEAYKSIYNFVKFNPEIAGIMVVNTNGGYISDVMNRVSRDPLYNEEWYTKAYNKPETIHLFTKPIGRNIDNIFRYSADEVFSMSKAVVDSSTNQIKGIILIDIKLDAIKNIIENSRPGTAGFIYIMDMNKEIVYTPVNDIVYRIKNEWIENINNDIIIKNINGENYQLTKIDSKYTGWETIGVFPESESLRVIKYTRYYSFVVAILALIIAEILVIIFTRSIVNPIQKLKRLMRKAQEGELTVSFNAKYNDEIGELGGSFNTMVKEINNLIKLVQIEEKNKRLAEMNVLQAQIKPHFMYNTLDTIRWMAEEHNEEDIVEIIEAFTNLLRISLSKGKEIISVKEELSHVQSYLIIQKIRYEDKLDYEIQFDKEILDYKLIKLILQPLVENAIYHGIKEKRGNGKILITGKIEDNLLCFTVADNGRGMDEETLNKINNMLNNNDGNKNQIGYGIFNVNERIKLIHGSEYGLVYRSILGEGTIVELRHPIIETE, translated from the coding sequence GTGAATAGTTTAAAAACATATTTTATGAATAAGAGCATAGGGGATAAACTTATATTTTATTTTTTTGGAGTGATCCTCATTGTTACTATTACTATTACTACTTTGGGAAATTTACTATATAAAGATTCAATTAACTTTTCACAAAATGAAAACACTAATCAAATAATAAAACAAATAAATAGCAATATTGAATCTTATGTTAATAATACTGAAAACATTATAAATTATATGTCAATCGATCCTAGAATAATAAAATTCCTTAATGATAATAAATCTGAAGATACTGATATTGAAGACGAAGCGTATAAATCTATTTATAACTTTGTTAAATTCAATCCGGAAATAGCTGGAATAATGGTGGTAAACACTAATGGTGGCTATATAAGTGATGTAATGAACAGGGTATCAAGAGATCCTTTATATAATGAAGAATGGTATACAAAGGCTTATAATAAGCCTGAAACTATACACCTATTTACTAAACCAATAGGTAGGAACATTGATAATATTTTTCGCTATTCTGCTGATGAAGTCTTCTCCATGTCGAAGGCTGTTGTGGATTCATCTACTAACCAAATAAAAGGTATAATACTTATTGATATAAAATTAGATGCCATCAAGAACATTATTGAGAATTCAAGACCAGGAACCGCGGGCTTTATTTATATTATGGATATGAACAAAGAGATTGTTTATACTCCTGTTAATGATATAGTATATAGAATTAAAAATGAATGGATAGAGAATATTAACAACGATATAATAATAAAAAATATTAACGGAGAAAATTATCAATTGACAAAGATTGATTCAAAATATACGGGATGGGAAACAATTGGGGTATTTCCTGAAAGTGAGAGCTTACGAGTTATTAAATATACAAGATATTATTCTTTTGTAGTAGCTATTTTGGCATTAATAATAGCTGAAATTTTAGTTATAATTTTTACAAGATCTATTGTAAATCCAATTCAAAAATTAAAAAGGTTAATGAGAAAGGCTCAAGAAGGAGAACTAACAGTGTCATTCAATGCTAAGTATAATGATGAAATAGGGGAACTTGGCGGTTCTTTTAATACCATGGTAAAAGAAATAAATAATCTTATAAAATTAGTACAAATTGAAGAAAAAAATAAAAGGCTGGCTGAAATGAATGTTTTACAGGCTCAAATCAAGCCACATTTCATGTACAACACTTTAGATACCATAAGGTGGATGGCAGAAGAACATAATGAAGAAGATATAGTGGAGATAATAGAAGCCTTTACTAACTTGCTTAGAATAAGCTTAAGTAAAGGAAAAGAAATAATAAGTGTCAAAGAAGAATTAAGCCATGTACAGAGCTATTTAATTATTCAGAAAATAAGATATGAAGACAAGCTTGACTACGAAATTCAATTTGATAAAGAAATACTTGATTATAAGTTAATAAAATTAATATTACAGCCCCTTGTTGAAAATGCAATTTACCATGGAATAAAAGAAAAGCGCGGCAATGGAAAGATTTTAATTACAGGAAAAATTGAAGATAATTTATTATGTTTTACTGTAGCTGATAATGGAAGAGGCATGGATGAAGAAACATTAAATAAAATAAATAATATGCTTAATAATAACGATGGAAATAAGAATCAGATTGGTTATGGAATTTTTAATGTAAATGAAAGAATAAAGCTTATACATGGAAGTGAGTATGGGTTAGTCTACAGAAGTATTCTTGGAGAGGGGACAATTGTTGAGCTTAGGCATCCAATAATTGAGACGGAATAA
- the yjfF gene encoding galactofuranose ABC transporter, permease protein YjfF codes for MNKLIGKRNAFKINKDYIAIYATIALFIGLFLIGSVLYKSFLSAQVFTNLFIDNAYLIVVAIGEAVAILTGGIDLSVGSMIAFVSMITASLLQKGVNPFLVMLIVLIVGIIFGTVQGILIQKFKLHPWIVTLAGMFFARGASYIISIDTIIIDNPVFTEISSYRISILPDAFISINVIVSLIVVAAAFYMMKFTRFGRTVYAIGGNENSAKLMGLPVERTKILVYTFSGFCSSLGGLLFTIYTLSGYGLHCNGMEMDAIAACVIGGILLTGGYGNIIGPLFGVLTTGIIQSLIMFDGTLNSWWTKIAVGMLLFIFIVLQRIIVIRDEKRKNASSS; via the coding sequence ATGAATAAGCTAATAGGAAAGAGGAACGCATTCAAAATAAACAAAGATTATATTGCAATTTATGCTACAATCGCATTATTTATAGGATTGTTTCTAATAGGATCAGTATTATATAAAAGTTTTTTGTCAGCACAAGTATTTACTAACTTGTTCATTGATAATGCATATTTAATAGTGGTGGCAATTGGGGAAGCAGTTGCAATATTAACTGGTGGAATAGATCTTTCAGTTGGATCCATGATAGCTTTTGTAAGTATGATTACAGCAAGTTTATTGCAAAAAGGAGTAAATCCTTTTTTAGTAATGCTAATAGTTCTTATTGTTGGAATTATTTTTGGAACAGTTCAGGGTATCTTGATTCAAAAGTTTAAACTACATCCTTGGATAGTTACACTTGCAGGAATGTTCTTTGCAAGAGGAGCAAGTTATATTATAAGCATTGATACAATTATAATTGATAATCCAGTTTTTACAGAAATCTCATCATATAGAATATCAATATTACCAGATGCCTTTATATCAATTAATGTTATCGTTAGCCTGATAGTTGTAGCGGCTGCATTTTATATGATGAAGTTTACGAGGTTCGGAAGAACCGTGTATGCAATTGGTGGAAATGAAAATTCTGCTAAGTTAATGGGATTACCAGTGGAAAGAACAAAAATACTTGTATATACATTTTCGGGTTTCTGTTCATCTTTAGGTGGTTTATTATTTACAATATATACTCTTTCAGGTTATGGTCTTCATTGTAATGGAATGGAAATGGATGCTATAGCAGCATGTGTAATCGGAGGTATATTATTAACAGGTGGATATGGAAATATAATTGGACCATTATTTGGTGTACTAACTACAGGAATTATTCAAAGTCTTATAATGTTTGATGGAACACTAAATTCATGGTGGACTAAGATAGCGGTTGGAATGTTATTGTTCATATTTATTGTATTGCAGAGAATTATTGTAATTAGAGATGAAAAGCGAAAAAATGCTTCATCTTCTTAA
- a CDS encoding ABC transporter permease, translated as MENNKKQTFFLKIYNAKIFWPLTSLIILLLFNFIMTPSFLSISMKDGHLFGNTIDILNRAAPLILISLGMTLVIATQGIDISVGSIIAISAALSATVIVDGGSVPLAVAIGIISGLVCGIWNGFLVSYIGVQPMVGTLILYIVGRGVAQLITGGQILTFTNKDFIFIGTGYILLPIAIFIAIAVALIMYFLIRRTALGLFIESIGVNNNSCKFAGIQSRKVVFSLYVICGMLAGIAGIILCANIKSADANNVGLWLELDAILATVIGGTSMAGGRFYLSGTVVGALFIQTLTTTIYSLGVAPEITLVVKAIVVIVVCIIQSPEFRKILKIKKNTKINLKEKEVIKA; from the coding sequence ATGGAAAATAATAAGAAACAAACTTTTTTCCTTAAAATTTATAATGCTAAAATATTTTGGCCATTAACAAGTTTGATTATATTACTTTTGTTTAATTTTATAATGACACCAAGTTTCTTAAGCATAAGCATGAAAGACGGGCATTTATTTGGAAATACCATAGATATACTAAACCGTGCAGCCCCATTAATATTGATATCTTTAGGAATGACTCTCGTAATTGCAACTCAAGGAATTGATATTTCCGTAGGATCAATAATTGCAATAAGTGCAGCTCTTTCTGCAACTGTAATAGTTGATGGAGGTTCAGTTCCATTAGCAGTAGCAATAGGAATAATTAGTGGACTTGTATGTGGAATATGGAATGGGTTTTTAGTTTCGTATATAGGAGTACAACCAATGGTTGGAACATTGATTTTATATATTGTTGGTAGAGGAGTTGCTCAACTTATAACAGGAGGACAAATATTAACTTTTACTAATAAGGATTTCATATTTATAGGGACAGGCTACATATTGCTTCCTATAGCAATATTTATAGCTATTGCGGTAGCGTTAATTATGTATTTTTTAATAAGGAGAACTGCTCTGGGATTATTTATTGAGTCTATAGGAGTTAACAATAATTCATGTAAATTCGCAGGAATTCAATCTAGGAAAGTTGTATTTTCACTTTATGTTATATGTGGAATGTTAGCAGGAATAGCAGGAATAATTTTATGCGCTAATATAAAAAGTGCTGATGCTAATAATGTTGGTTTGTGGTTAGAATTGGATGCAATCCTTGCAACAGTTATAGGTGGGACGTCTATGGCGGGAGGACGGTTTTATCTTTCAGGGACAGTTGTAGGGGCATTGTTCATACAAACATTAACTACAACAATTTATAGCTTAGGTGTTGCACCTGAAATTACACTAGTTGTTAAAGCTATAGTAGTTATAGTTGTATGTATAATTCAATCTCCTGAATTTAGAAAAATTCTTAAGATAAAGAAAAATACAAAAATCAATCTAAAAGAAAAAGAGGTGATTAAAGCATGA